The DNA region ATCTTTTATATTTGGATTGagtttttattaaaacacatgacAATGATTGAGATGTGAAGaggttattataaattaaattaaactgtcgCATAACTGCCACGcaggtaagataaattggcattccacactCCTCACGTAGcgtagcctattaccagcaacttcaggagagtaatggcaggaCCTGCAAAAGCCagcaggagcgggaggagaaAAGTTTCTCTCTTCTGGATATCTAGGTCTCTTGaggcatttgtcttatttcatcaaactgtAATCTTaaaaagcatcagacaagctcaatgcatatagttgattttattaaaacacataggatgtgtctatatgGAAAAAWACACTTTTAAMCATTTAGACCAATCGATAACAGACTACCTTCGGTCAACCAAGAATTGTTCAGTTGGGGACAGCCTTAGTGTGCACGAACAGCTAAAAAAACATRCCGAAcagcaaaataaacaaaaacggCACAaaattgtcataatatatgcgcaAACTTTTCACCTGGGAAGCATGCAACAGGCTTAAGATGAGTGATATCTGAAGTTGAGGTTCGCTCACCTGCGTGTCTCCACATGTTTGGAGCCGGCCATGAGTGAGGGGAACTGTGTGTCGCTGAAKATCTCAGGGGGCCCCTGGTTGTGGCCACGCTTTGTGGTAGTCAGTCGGGCCCCTGGGGGGCGGTACACCCCAGAAGGCTTGGACTCAGGCACCTCTTCCACCTCTGTAGAGACAAAAGCAGAGATGAAGCAAACCAGTCAGTGAAAACAAAGGGCAAGGCTCATTATTCGTAAAATCTGCAAAATATCTATTGGAGTAACCcacatacatgtacacatacatacaSACTACAAAAAGACAATGTGGAAGTGATACATAGAGTGGAGAGAAGTATACCCACCAACAGGGGCAGCGGCTGGGGGCGGGGCACCAGATTTGTTCCAGGGTCCAGACATTTTGTCTCCACTGAMCAGGATGATCTCTCCATCCTCACCGACCTCCTCCTCATACTCATCTTCCTCCTTCTCATCACTGCCACAATCGCCAGAGAAAAcccaatcaacaaaaaatgtgccACTAGTACAGACATTTAACATGTCATTTGGGTAGTGCCTACTGAATGAATGTGACCCTGTCCCCCCTTATGTTCAGTTTTACCTTATCTGCAGAGCCTGCAGTCTGAGTCCACTGTAGTCCACCTCCTTTGCCTCAAACTCCTTCCACTCCTCGTCGTCCTGCAGACAGAGCACACAGTTTATCAGTTACACACCCCACTAACTGACGGTTTAGCAATCCAAGGCTTCATAGTTCATACATTTGCATTGTCATCATGTCAATCTCAATTTAGCATGTAAAATTTGACCATGCAAAGGAACGTATGTCAAGGGGCCAAATAACTAGAAACTAGGATCTGGATAACTAGGATCTGGATACAGGCCACGCCCTGACATGGGACAGTCATCACACCATGTCACACTGCCTCTGGAATAAGTGTCACAACCTCTGCACAGAACCACACCAGGGTGGCACCCTGATATCAATTAGCTAAGGTATCCCAGAGAGGGGACAGGTTGACAGTTAACRTTAGACCGGCACTATCGGCTGCCTAGGCTTGTTGTGCGGTTATCAGAATCATAATAAAATGTGCATTtagtaactagctaacgttatctgctGCAAATGTTACTAATATTACCACCAGTAAGTTATGCTCTCAGTGCATTTTCCGCACAAAGGTTCTGAGTCGAACCGCTGCAGTCCCCATATCTCAGGCTAACCATCTGTAAATTCTGAGTAGATTAGAGGCCTAAGCATCTACCTTTGCGAATCGTGCCAACTAGCTAGCAACATTACTAATCTTCCAAATGAATTAAGTTAACGTTAACTGGCAAGCAAGTTATATTAACATAAGTCACGGGCCATAATATGTTGCTGGCTATATTCACCAATAATAGTATTACAAGTCGTCACGAGGTCATGATtactaactaacgttagttagctaacgttacgcccTAGCCTAGACTCAATCCAATGGGTGACCGTTTTCACCTTTGAAAACATGCTAGCCACTTGTCAGTTAACGTAGTTATCTAGCTGATTAACGTTGATCAATCGAGAAAGTTGACACTGTCGCGGCCTAAAGTTATCTAGACATGTCTGCTCTCCGTCTGGAATAAGTATTGAGCTTGCTGGCTTATCTAGCAGCGAACGACATTATTGTATTGCTGTTTGAGGCACTAGTTAACAAACGTAAGGTAGCTAACCTTAAATATGTATCTCCAAAAGTCCTGTGTTAGGCCAGTATAATAACTAGCCAGCCATGGTTAATTACTAAACAGCCACGAGTCATCACTGTTAGCaggcaaactagctagctagcaacagattGATTTGGCTAGTAGCAGCGGTATGAGCCAACCGCTAACAGTTACTGGCGCGGCGCTAGCCAACGTTACCTTCTCCGGCTGCGCATCTTGATTTTCATTTTTCGTGCCGAacttctccttttctttcttgTTCTTTTTCAATACAATTGGTGTGGGCCCAGATGGGACTTCCTTTCCCTTGCCtcccttttctttcttcttttttttatccctCTTGGCAAAGAAATCATCCAGGCTCTTCTCCGGTGCAGCACCACCAGTCTCTACATCCGCCATTTTCTTTCAGAAATTAATGCTAAGCAATGACAAATGTCAAAACGTCTCTTTAAATCAGTTGATAGGGAGGGTTTAAATTCCTATTCGAGCAGAACAATCAAACAACTCCCCTTCTATCGTGAGCAAGAAAATGTACCTACTGTCTGACTGCCTGTCTTTCAATGTGCCACATTATTATAGGGGTGTGCGACTCGCTCGCTGCTATTTGACAGGCGAACCGGATGTGCAGTCAATACTCTCCAAAATTCCCCGGATTAATTTGAAGCGAAACATAATGGACATGCTGAAGAACCAATTATATTGCATGTCTTTTTTTGATCACCCTATCATATTAGCCCGGTAATAATATGGTACCACACCATGAGGTSTACTGTAGTAGTCTTCACGGATCAATTTATTGTGTTGATCATTGACTAGTTGATCATGGAACAATAGAGaatcacaaaaatatatatttaatgtatttatgAGTTTATGAGTTTACTTGTTTTCTCAAAGCCAGCATTCCAAGTATTTACAGTACAGGCACTGTGGTAGTCTACACTCTGGATGTGACCTTAGATGAAAACGTAGGTATTTCTGCTCCCCATTCAATGACAGTTCACACTTAAAAACATGTATATTGTGTGTTACTGGTTTCCACTAAAGGAACACATGTGGGATGCCACCGTGTGAAACTATGGGCATAGCATGGGACTGGGCTGCCCATAAAGTGGTTTATTAGGCCTACTATTGGGCTGGGGTACACCAGCATATGTTGTGTGTTGAGGACCTACACGGTCACCTCACACAAagttatggatatactgacaagacaCTACATGTCTCTCCATCCTAacaaagggatgctgtcaaaaagtgactgaattcaaatgtatttacccTAAAGTAAATTTGATGACACCATAATGATGACAAAAAGTTGTCAATCTTTTTtctcctactaattatttgcctacgTTAGGAATTTCATCATATTTACRTGccactatagtgtaatttagactGAACAATCATTAACCCTTGTTAAGAATGACTGGACACCGCTCAACGTTTTGGAGCCACTATGGCTGAGGAATCAATAGAATGCTCATAACAACGGTGTGACACGAGACAGAGGTGACAGAGATGCAACCCATGTATTCAAGAATGCATCAGAATGAGGAAAATGACCTTGCTCTCCCAAGTGTTAAACCACTACTMGGCTATCCTTTTTCAATGTAACATTCAACAACAGAATATAGATATTATGGTTAAGTGTTTAAGATGATCATGTTACCATGTATTGTAAGCTTAAAAATGAAtaagaaaaaagaagaagaagaagaaaaactacAATCCATGGATGTCGGGTGATGAAAAGGCTtgaaataaaggttgaaatcctGGCTTGTCACATCATCATGCAAACATGAACAGGTGGTTCAGAACACACATTGAAATCTGAGTTATATACACACATCCTCCATTTACAAATTCACCAGGAACACAGATTACAACCATAATGAATTAGTTTATAATCACAGTACTTTACTGTCTGTTTGAGCATATCGCTTAATTCTATCACGTGTGCAATGAggtcagaggggaaaaaaacWGCCTTTTTGTCATATGAACTTCTTTGCTGTTGTATTACCCAAAACCACATGTGGccagtggcaccttaattggggaggacaagcTGAATAAATgggtttcatgtgtttgataccattccagttCATTCACTCTATTCTAGACATTATTCTGAGCCGTCCTCCCCGCAGTAGCCTCCTGTGAGGCCAAAAGACGGATCATAGCTTTAATTCATATTGTTTGAATACATTAAATGGCATGAACCTATGTATGAGTTAGCATAGCTAATATgagtaaatgttaaataaattgaCAGTTATATTTTTAGCACCTTTGAGGGGTTTTTGCAAGGAAGTGGCCCCATCCTTCTCcctgttacagttgaagtcggaagtttacatacacttagactggagtcattaaaactactttttcaaccactccacgaatttattgttaacaaagtatcgttttggcaagtcggttaggacatctaatttgtgcatgacacaagtaatttttccaacaattgtttacagacagcttatttcacttataattcactgtatcacaattccagtgggtcagaagtttacatacattaagttgactgtgcctttaaacagcttggaaagttccagaaaatgatgtcatggctttagaagcttctgataggctaattgacataatttgagtcaattggaggtgtacctgtggatgtatttcaaggcctatcttcaaactcagtgtctctttgcttgacatcatgggaaaatcaaaagaaatcagccaagacctcagaaaaaaaattgtagacctccacaggtctggttcatccttgggagcaatttccaaacgcctgaaggtaccacgttcatctgtacaaacaaagcacccaagtataaacaacatgggaccacgcaaccgtcataccgctcaggaaggagacgcgttctgtctcctagagatgaacgtactttggtgcgaaaagtgaaaatcaattccagaacaacagcaaaggaccttgtgaagatgctggaggaaacaggtacaaaagtatctatatccacagtaaaatgagtcctatattgacataacctgaaaggccgctcagcaatgaagaagccactgctccaaaaaccggcataaaaaagccagactacggtttgcaactgcacatggggacaaagatcgtactttttggagaaatgtcctctggtctgatgaaacaaaaatagaaccgtttggccgtaatgaccattgttatgttggaggaaaaagggggatgcttgcaagccgaagaacaccatcccgaccKTGAAGCATGGGGGTRgcagcatcatgttgtgggggtgYKTTGCTGCRGGAGGGACTGGTGYacttcacaaaatagatggcatcatgaggtaggaaaattatgtggatatattgaagcaacatctcaagacatcagtcaggaagttaaagcttggtcgcaaatgggtcttccaaatggacaatgaccccaagcatacttccaaagttgtggcaaaatagcttaaggacaacaaagtcaaggtattggagtggccatcacaaagccctgacctcatacCTATAGACAATTtctgggcagaactaaaaaagtgtgtgcgagtaaggaggcctacaaacctgactcagttccaccagctctgtcaggaggaatgggccaaaattcacccaaattattgtgggaagcttgtggaaggctacccgaaacgtttgacccaagttaaacaWtttaaaggcaatgctaccaaatactaattgagtgtatgtaaacttctgacccactgggaatgtggtgaaagtaataaaagctgaaataaatcattctctctactattattctgacatttcacattcttgaaataaagtggtgatcctaactgacctaaaacaggacatttttactcggattaaatgtcaggaattgtgaaaaactgagtttaaatgtatttggctaaggtgtatgtaaacttcaagtGTATATCCCTGTTATATTCCTCAACCTCATTTTGAAGCTGCTGATTCTCCGCCTCGACTCTTTGCAGTTTGCTTTTCAGCTGTTCAAATTTCTTTGGAGACCGAAGGTGGATACTTTTTTTAAGGACCTGCTTTAAGGATCACATCTAAGGatgtgcctttaaatggtttgatagtggaaaaaacacattttatactTTTGTCTTAGcgctgtcttttccttttttggggggctgAGAAGCTGTGCCACTATGCTCATCCCAGCTGCAAGCAGCTTCTcaggcttgtttttctttcttttgctaCACTCTAAAtattaggggttcaacaagggttatTCTCAGGCTTGTTTACTTGCTTTTGCTACACTCTAAAtattaggggttcaacaagggttcttctaagatacTTAAAGTTCTAagaagaaccttagggttcttggcactgaaaatggcccccaaaaggttcttccaagaacccaataggaggtggggttcatcgaggaacctccttagttggtggaaGCAGGAACCTAACTGCAGAACCTAactgcaggaacctaactgccgaACTGAaaggtgcaggcacttaactgtCAAATGTAAAGatctcaatttaaggtaaggtttgtcccttctatatgatctaaattgatattgttttatgattacactatctatcttttcatatttgtgcaaatccttctaaaacagaaaatggacacaattcaatcaatatcaatcaacaaaaaggtaacaatatgtaggctataagaatatgttcatGGCTAGCTGTATTTGGGAGCAGATGACTGatctgctcacttttgtgtctgtagGTATACAGACAATGAGACATACAAAGGTATttcaattggtattggtatgttatgcagatctcATGTACCATCCTCCTTCCTTACATCTTCAATGAATAGCCCAtaaggcctctacattatggacaaggtaagtGTATGAAAACTATTATCAAAGcagtttttttcattcacattcactACGAAGACCATGGTATGAATACTGTTGTGTGCatattttgttaatcatctgtataatgaCTATTTTGGGGATTTACAGatttcaccctccctacacctctgatgaataaaacaggaaacctgttcgatcaccatgcactgcaaaattaTTATGGCTATTGCTACGGAGAACATTCAACACATTAACAAGCCATAGGATATACCTATTAGACTTtaggctctgctgggagtttaacTCATATTTAGATtgttttattctgctttgccactaaaatcataataaacactgagaactaaaatattgtgttattgttgttatgcgtattaataataataacaggggTGGGGGTAGTTAAAAAACTAACCACAAAAGGTTCTTTGAGGATCCTTAAAAAAAGgttatttgaagaacccttttggaagggTTATTCGAAAAACTTATAgtggttcccccacagtttcaatatgaagaacccctaaaggatactccaggaagcTGAGTGTAGTGTGTATCActtgcaaatgcttcacaattgaTTTCTTTGTATGCTATaaccttgaaataattgaaataataggctatagcctaaataatacattttcctttcttcttaggctacctgtctggctcctgacctatttacagtgtttatatgctgtttaatacgacatgtagcctatttgaaatgatgagcacttgggaaaccctgctctaaatCATGAGGAAAACAATATGTGCATCTCTGTAGGCATTCACCTGCACAAGCACAAAATGTTTCAACACATTCACACTTGAAAAAGTATACACATTCGGACATGCGAATTGCCGACTCTGCATGTGCACGAAACATATTTTGAGCACATGCACATTGCTGTCTCTCCTTGAAATCAACGACTTGTCTACACAAACACAAATTATTTTTCGGTGTCACAGATGTGCCGACCGCCAATCAGGGAgccattggatttgccccaaaaaacATTGGCTAGAGTAGACTGCCACCTTATTCGAACAATCAAATAAATCGTTGCTGTGGTGCGAGACGAACGCCAAAAATAATCGGTAAGTGCAATCAGGGCtccttgggacgtccataccCTAACCGTTTTAAATTTCAACGTCAAGGCACTGACATCAGAGCCGGGACKTCACAAGGACACCGTTTAGAAAATATCAGACTACAATCCATGAGCAGAGGTGAGTTCGCTAATGTTCCTAAAACCACTGGTTTGACTTTAGATTGGAATCGCACAGATTTTTGTTGAtgatatattgtattatattaggTATAATATGATCTGTACATCATTATTTAGTTAGCCAGAATTCAACAGGTGCTSTAGCCTAGACATCCTGCACATTCAATTAGAATATTCATGCCAGGGCCAGCGTTTTGGGCGGGGCCTATGGAGCATGGCCCACCCTACCgcgcctccttgcccgtccaaataaaatattgatcatttatttgaccgagacgcGCGCCGACAGAAAGACGCATCGATCTCATAAAGCATCCGAGGGAGCGAAACATCACTCCTCTGTCTCggtgtatctgatgctgtctggagtGGACAAtggagtatggcatgtcatactccattgtcatacattttgggttacatatagtaagacagaggagcgctgtttcgctcgctagtttcagcagagaggaagaggcgaagcgagagggctaAGCCAAATGCATTTTTATGGGCATAATATGCAGACTTAACCTTGTTGCCTGCAT from Salvelinus sp. IW2-2015 linkage group LG14, ASM291031v2, whole genome shotgun sequence includes:
- the LOC111973206 gene encoding protein CDV3 homolog — protein: MADVETGGAAPEKSLDDFFAKRDKKKKKEKGGKGKEVPSGPTPIVLKKNKKEKEKFGTKNENQDAQPEKDDEEWKEFEAKEVDYSGLRLQALQISDEKEEDEYEEEVGEDGEIILXSGDKMSGPWNKSGAPPPAAAPVEVEEVPESKPSGVYRPPGARLTTTKRGHNQGPPEIFSDTQFPSLMAGSKHVETRRDRELEKTFEVVKHKNRGREEGGSGASLQQLELGNQYAILGDK